The genomic DNA CGGCGCGGATCCAGAAGTCCGCCGTCTATCCCCAATATTTGAGGCCGTGGATGCGATGTCTTGGCGCGATGAGTTGCAGTTTTGGCCCCGCCCACCGATCCCACAAATCTCGGAGATCATCCAGATTTGTGGTCAGGAATTTCACGATATGTTGCGCGGCGTAACCTGCCCGCAAGACGCGCTCGCGCGGGCTCAGTCCCGTGCCGAGGACGCACTACGACAACCGGTCACTTAGGGAGGAAACCATGGACCCCAATCGCCTTAAAGGTAAAAATATTCTCATAACGGGTGCTGCGCGCGGCATGGGTGAGGCCAATGCCATAAACTTTACCGCGCAAGGCGCCAACGTTTGTATCGGTGATCTGGATATCGAAACGGCGCAAAGCGTTGCCGATCAGATCAACGCCGCAGGCAACGGCAAAGCCATTGCAGTCAAAATGGATGTGACCAAACGTGAAGACAACAAGGCGGCAGTTGCTGCAACGGTCGCGGCGTTCGGGTCTATTAACGTCGGCGTCTTCAACGCTGGCCTAAACAAGCCTCGGTTCTTCATGGATATCGATGAAGACAATTGGGACATGATCATGAACGTCAACACCAAGGCGATGTGGCTTGGTATGCAAGAAACAGCAGCGCAGATGATCGAACAAGGTCCAATGGATGATCACCCCTACAAACTAATCAACGTCGGTTCCATCGCATCGCGCAAACCGCTGATTGATGTGACAGTCTACTGCACATCGAAATACGGCTGTTTGGCCCTGACCCATTGCGGAGCATTGGGGCTTGCAGAGCACAACATCACCGTAAACGGCTATGCGCCGGGAGTCGTTGACACCCCGCTGTGGGAGCAGCTCGACAAGGATCTGGTCGACATCGGTTTCAAGGAAAAAGCGGGCCAAGCCTTTGATGATATTGTTCAGAATGAATTGCAAATCAAACGTGTATCTTATCCAAGAGACATCGTCGGCACGGCTTCGTTCCTTGCGAGCGACGACAGCGATTACATGACGGGTCAGATGATCCACATCGATGGCGGGTGGTGCATTCAGTAGCTCAAAAGCTCTGCGCTCACATAATATACACTTTAAAGCATCTTTCGGGGTGCGAAGGAGGCTTTCATGGCTCAACCAAACACATCCGCACTGAACCCACGCATCTTGCAACCGGGTGATATCGACCCAAACTGGCGCTGGGACAAACACATCCCATCATCCGGTCACACGGCTGTCGACTTTGAACGTCGCGTTGATCACGATCGGCTGCGCCGCTATCGTCTGTCCCGCGCCAAAGATGCACTGAAAAAGTCTAACCTCGGATCAATGCTGATGTTTGACGTCAACAATATTCGGTATGTCTCTGGTACCAAAATTGGTGAGTGGGAACGCGACAAAATGTGCCGGTTCTGCCTTTTGGCTGGTGATGAAGAACCCTATGTCTGGGATTTCGGTTCTGCAGCAGTACACCACAAAGACTACTGCGATTGGCTTGACCCCGATCGGATGTTGCCCGGCGTAGTTGGCATGCGCGGCACTATCCCCCCCAGCTTTGGCCTAATGAAGCGGTACGCCGAAGAAATCGCTGGCCTGATTAAAAAGGCGGGGATGGCAGGAATGCCGGTTGGCGTGGACTATGCCGAAACAGCGATGTTCTTTGCCCTGCAGGACGCAGGCATAAACGTGGTTGACGGTCAGCAGGTCATGCTGAGCGCCCGAGAAATCAAAAACATCGACGAAATCCAGCTATTGAACCAAGCTGCAGCCATGGTCGACGGTGTCTACCATATGATTTACGAAGAACTAAAACCCGGTGTGCGTGAAAACGACATCGTGGCGATGTCAAACAAGATGCTCTACGAAATGGGCTCGGACGATGTTGAAGCGATCAACGCGATTTCCGGTGAGCGTTGCAATCCGCATCCGCACAACTTCACCGATCGCCTCATTCGGCCCGGTGATCAAGCATTCTTCGATATCCTGCAATCGTATCAAGGCTACCGGACCTGCTATTACCGGACCTTCAACGTGGGCTTCTCGACTCCGTGCCAGAACGACGCCTATGTCAAAGCACGCGAGTGGATTGACGCCTCGATTGCGGAGATCAAGCCTGGTGTGACCACTGATGTCGTCGCCAAATGCTGGCCAAAAGCCGAAGAGTTCGGCTTCCCTGATGAACTGTCGGCCTTTGGATTGCAGTTTGGTCATGGGCTTGGCCTAGCATTGCATGAACGTCCCATTATCAGCCGTGCGGTTTCGTTGGAAAACCCGATGGAGATCAAGACCGGCATGGTCTTCGCACTTGAGACGTATTGCCCGGCCACAGACGGCTATTCAGCGGCCCGCATCGAAGAAGAGGTCGTGGTGACCGACACCGGTTGCAAAGTGATCAGCCTTTTCCCAGCCCAAGACCTTCCAATAGCCAACCGTTACTAACCTCCCTGAACTGTCCGTCTTGGCTAAGGTGTCAAGGCGGACCCTTTTTCACGAGAGAACATCATGAGCGCCGCCAAAAAGACATCAAACACCGAAGACTATCTTCGTATGTACCGCCAGATGGTTCGCATCCGCACGTTTGAGGACAATGCAAACCAGCTTTACCTCAGCGCCAAAATGCCCGGACTGACGCATATGTATTCCGGCCAAGAAGCCGTTGCCGTCGGCATCTGCGAGGCGTTGAAAGTGAGCGATAAAATCACTTCGACCCACCGCGGCCACGGACATTGTGTCGCCAAAGGCGCGAACTTCAAAGAGATGTTCTGCGAGTTGTTGGGCAAAGAAGAAGGCTACTGTCGCGGCAAAGGTGGATCGATGCACATCGCCGATCAGTCCAACGGCAACCTCGGGGCAAATGCCATTGTTGGCGGGTCAATGGGAATTGCCACAGGGTCGGCGTTCACGGCCAAAATGCTCGGCAAAGATGACGTCACCGTCTGCTTCTTTGGCGACGGCGCAACGGCACAGGGGATTTTGTACGAGGTCATGAACATGGCCGCGCTTTGGAACCTCCCCGTCATTTATGCCTGCGAAAACAACGGTTATTCAGAATACACAAAGACCGCCGAAATCGCCGCAGGGTCGATCACCGCACGTGCCGAGGCTTTTGGTATCGAAGCGTTTCAGGTTGACGGGCAGGATGTCCTCGCCGTGAACGAGTTGACCGAAAAGCTCGTCGCGCGGTCACGCAAAGGCGAAGGTCCGTTCTTCATTGAATTGATGACCTATCGCTACCACGGCCACCACGTTGGTGACATCAATCGCGAATATTACCGTTCCAAAGACGAAGAAAAGCTTTGGAAAACCGAACGTGACCCAATCACAAAATTTGCCACTTGGTTGACCACAGAAGGCATCGCCAGCGACGCAGATCTGGCCGCGATGCAGGCTGAAATTTCGGCCGATGCAGCCGCCGCAGTCGAATACGCGCTCGCTGCGAAATACCCGGACGTATCTGAAGTCGACCAGCACGTTTTCGTGGCCTGAGGAGAGAGAGACTATGAGAGAGATCACCCTATCCCAAGCCGTCAACGAAGCCTTAGCCGAAGAGATGCGCCGCGATCCGACGACGTTCATCATCGGTGAAGACGTGGCAGAGGCTGGCACGCCGTTCAAGATCTTATCCGGTTTGGTCGAAGAATTCGGCACCGGACGGGTTGTGGATACACCCATCGGTGAACCTGGTTTCATGGGCCTCGCCGTGGGTGCGGCCATGACAGGCACCCGCCCAATAGTTGACTTGATGTTCGGTGATTTCATCTTTTTGATCATGGACCAACTGTGCAATCAGGCGGCCAAGACGCACTATATGTCGGGGGGCAAATTGACCGCCCCGTTGGTGTTGCGCACAAACCTCGGCGCGACCCGCCGCTCTGGCGCGCAGCACTCACAATCCCTGCACGCGCTAGTCGCCCATATTCCAGGCCTGAAGGTCGCCATGCCATCATCGGCTTATGAAGCAAAAGGCCTGCTCAAGACTGCGATCCGCGACAATAACCCTGTCGTGATCTTTGAAGACAAGCTGATGTATCAAGACAAGGCGGAGGTGCCTGAGGAGGAATATTTGATCCCCTTCGGCGTTGCCAACGTCAAAAGGGTCGGGTCCGACATCACCCTGATCGGCACCTCATCGATGGTGCAGGTGGCCGAAGCCGCCGCAGATATCCTAGCGCTCGAGGGCATCAGCGCTGAGGTCATCGACCCGCGCACTATCGTCCCACTGGACGAAGATACGTTGATAAAATCCGTCAAGAAAACCAGCCGCGCCATCGTCATTGACGAAGGCCATCAAAGCTACGGTATCACTGGCGAAATCGCGAGCCGTTTGAACGAAAAGGCATTCTATTATCTTGATGCACCAGTGTTGCGGATGGGCGCGATGGACGTGCCAATTCCATTCTCACCCGCGCTTGAGGACATTACTGTGCCGACGCCCGAAGGGGTGGCCGCCAACGCCCGCAAACTCTGCGCGGGGGAGATGATCCATGCAACGTGACGTGATCATGCCCGCCCTTGGCATGGCGCAGGACACTGGCAAAATCACCAGTTGGCTTAAAGCCGCAGGTGATGCTGTAGCCCCAGGGGACCCGTTATTTGAAGTCGAAACCGACAAGGCGACGATGGAGGTCGAGGCACAGATCGGTGGTTTTCTAACCAACGTCACAGCTGCCGCAGGTGACGATGTACCTGTTGGAAATGTCATCGCCTTAATCTCTGAAACAGCCGGCGAGACAGCGGTGAGTGTTGCCACGTCCCCTGCCGCCAACGAGCCAACTGATTCCCCTGACGACAGTCAGCTCCCCGATGGCACCAATATCATCATGCCCGTCCTTGGCATGGCGCAGGATTCTGGCAAACTGGTGTCTTGGAACAAAGCGCTTGGCGATGAAGTTGCCGCCGATGACGTGTTGTTCGAGGTCGAGACCGACAAGAGCACCATGGAAGTCCCCGCAGGCGCTGACGGATACCTTGCAGCGATCATGGCGGACGCGGGCGAAGATGTGCCCACCGGTCAAACAATCGCGATCATTACCGCCAACAAGCCAGATCAAACATTCAGTCAAAGCGCCACAAAGGCTGACGCTCCAACACCAGCGGCGCCTGCGCCAAAGGCTGTGGCCCCAATCCAAGCGGCTGCAATAAGCGTGCCCACTGTACCACGCAACGATGGTCGCATCCTCGCGTCGCCCAAAGCGCGGCGCTTAGCGTTAGCGGCGGGATTGGATCTTGCTCGACTGGTCTCAGCCGGACATCCCCAGCCTTATCATGCCGCCGATATAGACGTATTGCGCAACCTGCCCACCGAGGGCAGCAATGCAGTAAACTCCAGCGTTGCATCGCGCCAAATCACCGCACGTGTACCGAGCGCAGGCACGGACGACTTCATTGCGTGGATGCTGGAGGACGCTGGCATCACAGTCGCGCCTTCAGCGCTCTGGGCCAGCTTTGCATCAGGCGCATTGCGGGCAACAAACCTCGACATCACAGACCTTAACGTTCAAATCGCCCCCTTGAATGGCGACGCGACTACGCGGCTGAACCCCGATCAATCCCGCCTGTCAAACCAAATTGAAACGACGGATACGCCCAATCTTATTCTGCGCGATCTCACAGACAGCCACATTACCGGCCTCAATCTTGGCCCCGCTGACGCTCCCACCATAACAATCGCGCGCGACGGCGACACCTTGTGCCTGTCCTTGGACTTCACTGCCAATCAGCTGGACGACGCAGCCGCAATCGCGCTGATCACTGGCTTCGCCACCCGCCTCGCTGACCCCTTGTACCACCTGCTTTGAACCGATTGGACCTGACATGAAACATAACGATCTCTACATCAACGGCCAATGGAAATCTGGTAGCGCCAACGCGCGTTTTGACGTGTTCAACCCAGCCACGGAAGAACTGATCACAAGCGTAGCCTCCGCCGAAATCGCCGATGCAGATGCTACATTGGATGCTGCAGAAGCTGCGATGAAAGACTGGTCTGCACGCACCCCCCGCGCGCGTTCCGAAGTGTTGCGCAAAGCCTGGGAATTGATGACAGCCCGTCTCGAAGAGTTCGCCCATCTGATCACACTAGAAAACGGCAAGGCCCACGCAGATGCCTTTGGCGAAGCCACTTATGCCGCTGAATTCTTCCGCTGGTTCGCCGAAGAAGCCGTGCGCGCTGACGGTATGATCACCCATGCCCCCGCGTCTGGCGCGCGTATCATCGTGCAGCACAAACCCGCAGGGCTGGCGGTTCTGATCACACCATGGAACTACCCCGCAGCAATGGGTACCCGCAAAATCGCACCTGCGCTGGCTGCTGGCTGCGCCGTGATCATCAAACCCGCGTCGGAAACGCCTTTGACCATGCTGGCACTGATGCCGTTACTCGAAGAAGCGGGTGTGCCTGCAGGCTTGGTAAACGTGCTGCCGTCGCGTCAAACCGGTGCCCTCGTCGATCACATGTTGCACGATCCGCGCGTGCGGGTTGTTAGCTTCACGGGCTCCACTGGTGTGGGCCGCAAATTGCTGCGCTCTGCCGCTGATCAGGTGTTGAAACCAGCAATGGAACTTGGCGGCAACGCGCCGTTGATCGTGTTTGAAGATGCCGATCTGGATGTTGCGGTTGAGGGCGCAATGCTCGCCAAGATGCGCAACTTGGGCGAGGCCTGCACCGCCGCAAATCGCATCTATGTTCATAAAGACATTGCCAAGGCCTTTACTGCCAAACTCACCGCCGCGATGCGCGCGCTTAAAGTCGGGGATGGCACAGACCCAAGCGTCGATGTCGGGCCGTTGGTCAATGCGGACACCCGTGATAAAGTTGCCGCCTTTGTTGCTGATGCCGTCGCAAAGGGTGCCAAAATCGAATGTGGTGGCACGATGCCCAACGGCAAAGGGTTTTTCTATCCGCCGACCGTTATGTCTAATGTGTCTGAGGACAGCGATTGTGTGCACGATGAAATCTTCGGCCCCGTTGCTGCGATCCAAACCTTCACCGACCAAGAAGACGTGATCGCCCGCGCCAATGACACCGAATACGGTCTGGTCGCCTATGTATTCAGCGAAGATATGAAGCGCGCGCTGCAGGTTTGCGAGCGGCTCGAATACGGCATGGTTGGCTTGAACCGTGGTTTGGTTAGTGACCCCGCTGCGCCTTTTGGTGGTGTAAAGCAATCTGGCTTGGGTCGTGAAGGCGGGCATGAAGGCATGCTTGAATTCATGGAAACCCAATATATCTCGGCAAGTTGGTGACGTGATGTCGGATGTTATCGCCAGCCCATCGGTGCGCAGGCTTGCTGGGCAAAAAGGCGTGGACCTAGCCAAACTCGCGCGCGATCTGGGTCGCCAAACAATCGCACGCGAAGATTTGGACGCGACGCCGAGGCCAGCGGCAGCTGCAGCTGCGGGCTGTTCTTATTGGGACGTGGATCATAGCCAATACGGGCCTGTTACCGAGGAACCGATGAGTCGCTTTGCACAGGTTGCCTCGCGCAATCTTACGGCGGCGCAGGCGCTTATCCCTGCGGTAACGCATCACGATCAGGCGGATATTTCCGCAGTGGAGGCATTTCGTGCATCCCTAAAGCCCAAAGCCCTCGCGCGTGGGGTCAAACTCACCACGCTCGCGTTTCACGTAAAAGCGCTGGCGCAGGTTTTGCACGAGTTCCCAAGGTTCAATGCGTCGCTGTCCGTTGACGGCGAAACCCTTATCCTCAAGAACTACATCCATATCGCAGTCGCTGTAGATACGGAATTTGGCTTAATGGTTCCCGTCATTCGCAACGCGGATCGTAAAGGACTGTGGCAGATTGCGGCGGAGATCTCAGACCTCGCCAAACGGGCCCAAAACCGCAAGGTTCGTCCAGATGAAATGGGCGGCGCCTCGATGACGATCACCAATTTGGGCGGCATTGGTGGCACGGCTTTTACGCCCATCGTGAACCCACCAGAAGTTGCCATCCTCGGGATCACCCGTACCCAAATAGCAACCATTTGGGACAGTGACATCCCCACTCCAAAGCCGATGGCACCGTTGGATTTAAGTTACGATCACCGCGTGATAAACGGTGCCGAGGCAGCGCGTTTCATGGTCCGATTTACAAAGCTTCTCACCGATCCCCGCAGGATGTTGACCTAAAATCGATGGCAAGTCTCAAAAGGTTCCACATGCTGAACGTGGCTTTTGGGACACGGACCTGCACGTGAGCCCTTCAAGTGGCAGCTCTCAGTCGACGAGAGGCGCTGACCTTCTTCGTCAACTTGGTCGCAGAGCATAGCTATTTCAAATTACACATAAGCGCGGGTGTGGATGCCCCAGGCCTGATTTGAGTATCGGTCGGCCTTGGAACTACTGATCAGGTGCAGTCAGGTGTCCGGCCTCGTAGTTGCCGCGACGGCGCTGTCAGACGAATGCGAACTCGTCTCAGTGTGGCTCATAATACCGGAACTTACATGGAACAAAGTTGGCGCCACTCAACAAGAGCGGCGGCTCGG from Octadecabacter antarcticus 307 includes the following:
- a CDS encoding SDR family NAD(P)-dependent oxidoreductase, whose product is MDPNRLKGKNILITGAARGMGEANAINFTAQGANVCIGDLDIETAQSVADQINAAGNGKAIAVKMDVTKREDNKAAVAATVAAFGSINVGVFNAGLNKPRFFMDIDEDNWDMIMNVNTKAMWLGMQETAAQMIEQGPMDDHPYKLINVGSIASRKPLIDVTVYCTSKYGCLALTHCGALGLAEHNITVNGYAPGVVDTPLWEQLDKDLVDIGFKEKAGQAFDDIVQNELQIKRVSYPRDIVGTASFLASDDSDYMTGQMIHIDGGWCIQ
- a CDS encoding M24 family metallopeptidase — its product is MAQPNTSALNPRILQPGDIDPNWRWDKHIPSSGHTAVDFERRVDHDRLRRYRLSRAKDALKKSNLGSMLMFDVNNIRYVSGTKIGEWERDKMCRFCLLAGDEEPYVWDFGSAAVHHKDYCDWLDPDRMLPGVVGMRGTIPPSFGLMKRYAEEIAGLIKKAGMAGMPVGVDYAETAMFFALQDAGINVVDGQQVMLSAREIKNIDEIQLLNQAAAMVDGVYHMIYEELKPGVRENDIVAMSNKMLYEMGSDDVEAINAISGERCNPHPHNFTDRLIRPGDQAFFDILQSYQGYRTCYYRTFNVGFSTPCQNDAYVKAREWIDASIAEIKPGVTTDVVAKCWPKAEEFGFPDELSAFGLQFGHGLGLALHERPIISRAVSLENPMEIKTGMVFALETYCPATDGYSAARIEEEVVVTDTGCKVISLFPAQDLPIANRY
- a CDS encoding thiamine pyrophosphate-dependent dehydrogenase E1 component subunit alpha; the encoded protein is MSAAKKTSNTEDYLRMYRQMVRIRTFEDNANQLYLSAKMPGLTHMYSGQEAVAVGICEALKVSDKITSTHRGHGHCVAKGANFKEMFCELLGKEEGYCRGKGGSMHIADQSNGNLGANAIVGGSMGIATGSAFTAKMLGKDDVTVCFFGDGATAQGILYEVMNMAALWNLPVIYACENNGYSEYTKTAEIAAGSITARAEAFGIEAFQVDGQDVLAVNELTEKLVARSRKGEGPFFIELMTYRYHGHHVGDINREYYRSKDEEKLWKTERDPITKFATWLTTEGIASDADLAAMQAEISADAAAAVEYALAAKYPDVSEVDQHVFVA
- a CDS encoding alpha-ketoacid dehydrogenase subunit beta; this translates as MREITLSQAVNEALAEEMRRDPTTFIIGEDVAEAGTPFKILSGLVEEFGTGRVVDTPIGEPGFMGLAVGAAMTGTRPIVDLMFGDFIFLIMDQLCNQAAKTHYMSGGKLTAPLVLRTNLGATRRSGAQHSQSLHALVAHIPGLKVAMPSSAYEAKGLLKTAIRDNNPVVIFEDKLMYQDKAEVPEEEYLIPFGVANVKRVGSDITLIGTSSMVQVAEAAADILALEGISAEVIDPRTIVPLDEDTLIKSVKKTSRAIVIDEGHQSYGITGEIASRLNEKAFYYLDAPVLRMGAMDVPIPFSPALEDITVPTPEGVAANARKLCAGEMIHAT
- a CDS encoding biotin/lipoyl-containing protein codes for the protein MQRDVIMPALGMAQDTGKITSWLKAAGDAVAPGDPLFEVETDKATMEVEAQIGGFLTNVTAAAGDDVPVGNVIALISETAGETAVSVATSPAANEPTDSPDDSQLPDGTNIIMPVLGMAQDSGKLVSWNKALGDEVAADDVLFEVETDKSTMEVPAGADGYLAAIMADAGEDVPTGQTIAIITANKPDQTFSQSATKADAPTPAAPAPKAVAPIQAAAISVPTVPRNDGRILASPKARRLALAAGLDLARLVSAGHPQPYHAADIDVLRNLPTEGSNAVNSSVASRQITARVPSAGTDDFIAWMLEDAGITVAPSALWASFASGALRATNLDITDLNVQIAPLNGDATTRLNPDQSRLSNQIETTDTPNLILRDLTDSHITGLNLGPADAPTITIARDGDTLCLSLDFTANQLDDAAAIALITGFATRLADPLYHLL
- a CDS encoding NAD-dependent succinate-semialdehyde dehydrogenase; the encoded protein is MKHNDLYINGQWKSGSANARFDVFNPATEELITSVASAEIADADATLDAAEAAMKDWSARTPRARSEVLRKAWELMTARLEEFAHLITLENGKAHADAFGEATYAAEFFRWFAEEAVRADGMITHAPASGARIIVQHKPAGLAVLITPWNYPAAMGTRKIAPALAAGCAVIIKPASETPLTMLALMPLLEEAGVPAGLVNVLPSRQTGALVDHMLHDPRVRVVSFTGSTGVGRKLLRSAADQVLKPAMELGGNAPLIVFEDADLDVAVEGAMLAKMRNLGEACTAANRIYVHKDIAKAFTAKLTAAMRALKVGDGTDPSVDVGPLVNADTRDKVAAFVADAVAKGAKIECGGTMPNGKGFFYPPTVMSNVSEDSDCVHDEIFGPVAAIQTFTDQEDVIARANDTEYGLVAYVFSEDMKRALQVCERLEYGMVGLNRGLVSDPAAPFGGVKQSGLGREGGHEGMLEFMETQYISASW
- a CDS encoding 2-oxo acid dehydrogenase subunit E2: MSDVIASPSVRRLAGQKGVDLAKLARDLGRQTIAREDLDATPRPAAAAAAGCSYWDVDHSQYGPVTEEPMSRFAQVASRNLTAAQALIPAVTHHDQADISAVEAFRASLKPKALARGVKLTTLAFHVKALAQVLHEFPRFNASLSVDGETLILKNYIHIAVAVDTEFGLMVPVIRNADRKGLWQIAAEISDLAKRAQNRKVRPDEMGGASMTITNLGGIGGTAFTPIVNPPEVAILGITRTQIATIWDSDIPTPKPMAPLDLSYDHRVINGAEAARFMVRFTKLLTDPRRMLT